A single Solidesulfovibrio sp. DNA region contains:
- the folP gene encoding dihydropteroate synthase, with protein sequence MADERPAALWRLGRGLTLDCRTNRIAGIVNVTPDSFSDGGRHNEPAAAVAHGRALAAAGADMLDVGGESTRPGAPPVPLDEELRRVVPVIAGLAAALPGLPLAVDTYKAGCAAAALEAGAVAVNDVSACAFDPGLLDVVASYKPGYVLMHSLGRPQTMQDDPRYGDVVEDILAFFEEKLAMLVKAGLPEAHVAVDPGIGFGKRPEHNLAILRHLERFTALGRPVYLGVSNKSVFGAVLQLPVEARDEATAVVGALCAGKGARIHRVHDVTRTALALRLAAALAA encoded by the coding sequence ATGGCCGATGAGCGCCCGGCCGCCCTCTGGCGGCTCGGCCGGGGCCTGACCCTCGATTGCCGGACGAACCGCATCGCCGGCATCGTCAACGTCACCCCGGATTCCTTCTCCGACGGCGGCCGCCACAATGAACCGGCCGCCGCCGTGGCCCACGGCCGGGCCCTGGCCGCCGCCGGGGCGGACATGCTCGACGTGGGCGGCGAATCCACCCGCCCCGGGGCGCCGCCCGTGCCCCTTGACGAGGAGTTGCGCCGGGTCGTGCCGGTGATCGCCGGCCTGGCCGCCGCCCTGCCCGGGCTGCCCCTGGCCGTGGATACCTACAAGGCCGGCTGCGCCGCCGCCGCGTTGGAGGCCGGGGCCGTGGCGGTCAACGACGTCTCGGCCTGCGCCTTCGATCCCGGGCTGCTCGACGTCGTGGCCTCCTACAAGCCCGGCTACGTGCTCATGCACAGCCTCGGCCGGCCGCAAACCATGCAGGACGATCCCCGCTACGGCGACGTGGTGGAGGACATCCTGGCCTTTTTCGAGGAAAAACTGGCCATGCTCGTGAAAGCCGGCCTGCCCGAGGCCCATGTGGCCGTGGACCCGGGCATCGGCTTCGGCAAGCGGCCCGAGCACAACCTGGCCATCCTGCGGCACCTGGAGCGTTTCACCGCACTGGGGCGGCCCGTCTATCTGGGCGTTTCCAACAAATCCGTGTTCGGGGCCGTGCTCCAGTTGCCCGTGGAGGCCCGCGACGAGGCCACCGCCGTGGTCGGGGCGCTTTGCGCCGGCAAGGGCGCCCGCATCCACCGGGTCCACGACGTGACCAGGACGGCCCTGGCCCTGCGGCTGGCCGCGGCCCTGGCCGCCTGA
- the cdaA gene encoding diadenylate cyclase CdaA, producing the protein MSAPFLDNLRLSWVEVLDIALVTFIFYRGLLLIHGTRAVSVLHGFLLICILYYLSGEFGLNTLHWLLTNFLGSVFLVLIILFQADIRKALSSVGAWGFFRSKRREAMAEEALDECILAVFQMARSRTGALLVFERLVPLGDWTARGVELSARLSKELLGTIFFPDTPLHDGAVIIQGETLAAAGCILPLIAGVPLDATLGTRHRAALGITEETDALAVIVSEERGVVSVAEGGKLISPVDERTLKNMLWNLFAKRP; encoded by the coding sequence ATGTCCGCGCCCTTTCTCGACAACCTGCGCCTGTCCTGGGTCGAGGTCCTGGATATCGCGCTGGTGACGTTCATCTTCTACCGGGGGCTGCTGCTTATCCACGGCACCCGGGCCGTGTCCGTGCTCCACGGCTTCCTGCTCATCTGCATCCTCTATTACCTGTCCGGCGAATTCGGCCTCAACACCCTGCACTGGCTTTTGACCAACTTCCTGGGCTCCGTGTTTTTGGTGCTCATCATCCTGTTTCAGGCCGACATCCGCAAGGCCCTGTCCAGCGTCGGGGCCTGGGGCTTTTTCCGGTCCAAGCGCCGCGAGGCCATGGCCGAGGAGGCCCTGGACGAGTGCATCCTGGCCGTCTTCCAAATGGCCCGGTCGCGCACCGGGGCGCTGCTCGTCTTCGAGCGCCTGGTGCCCCTGGGCGACTGGACCGCCCGCGGGGTGGAGCTTTCGGCCCGCCTGAGCAAGGAGCTCCTGGGCACCATCTTTTTTCCGGACACGCCCCTGCACGACGGCGCGGTCATCATCCAGGGGGAGACCCTCGCCGCCGCCGGCTGCATCCTGCCGCTCATCGCCGGCGTGCCCCTGGACGCCACGCTCGGCACCCGCCACCGGGCGGCGCTCGGCATCACCGAGGAGACCGACGCGTTGGCCGTGATCGTTTCCGAGGAGCGGGGCGTGGTGTCCGTGGCCGAGGGGGGCAAACTCATTTCGCCGGTGGACGAGCGCACGCTCAAAAACATGCTCTGGAACCTTTTCGCCAAACGCCCATGA
- a CDS encoding CdaR family protein, with the protein MKPNWQYLFLAFALALFCWYLTTGREKVDTWMTMRVEMSGAPEGLYIKSGMVGSVDVLVRGPKGVARKIEDSQLVYTLGLGKIVPGKNRIVFDAKNVPLPKVYEVVEIRPSRLELDVEQRAVKTVPVKVALRPGAAEGYTVSGARAVPDTVRLTGPASRLDSIKEVRTQPVTVPNPPPARIEELVALDVPEDVDATPPSVRVSMAVTGKESEVTLRAPLALTRPKGRAVEAAPDVVTLRIKGPAAILSDKDFPGLVEASLELKPDIEPGKYTASYRVKMPQGCELIEAKPDKVTLTVK; encoded by the coding sequence ATGAAACCCAATTGGCAGTATCTCTTTCTGGCTTTCGCCCTGGCTCTTTTCTGCTGGTATCTGACCACCGGCCGGGAAAAGGTGGACACCTGGATGACCATGCGCGTGGAGATGTCCGGCGCGCCCGAGGGGCTCTACATCAAAAGCGGCATGGTCGGCTCGGTGGACGTGCTGGTGCGCGGCCCCAAGGGCGTGGCCCGCAAGATCGAGGACAGCCAGCTCGTCTACACGCTGGGCCTCGGCAAGATCGTGCCCGGCAAGAACCGCATCGTCTTCGACGCCAAAAACGTCCCCCTGCCCAAGGTCTACGAGGTGGTGGAGATCCGCCCGTCGCGCCTGGAGCTCGACGTGGAGCAGCGCGCCGTCAAGACCGTGCCGGTCAAGGTGGCGTTGCGCCCGGGCGCGGCCGAGGGCTACACCGTGTCCGGGGCGCGGGCCGTGCCGGATACCGTGCGTCTGACCGGCCCGGCCTCGCGGCTCGATTCCATCAAGGAGGTCCGCACCCAGCCCGTGACCGTGCCCAACCCGCCGCCGGCGCGCATCGAGGAACTGGTGGCCCTGGATGTGCCCGAGGACGTGGATGCCACGCCGCCCTCGGTGCGCGTGTCCATGGCCGTGACCGGCAAGGAGTCGGAAGTGACGCTGCGGGCGCCGCTGGCCCTGACGCGGCCCAAGGGCCGCGCCGTCGAGGCCGCGCCGGACGTGGTGACCCTGCGCATCAAGGGGCCGGCCGCCATCCTCTCGGACAAGGACTTTCCGGGTCTCGTCGAGGCCTCGCTGGAGTTGAAGCCGGATATCGAACCGGGTAAGTATACGGCCTCCTACCGGGTGAAGATGCCGCAGGGCTGCGAGCTCATCGAGGCCAAGCCCGACAAGGTGACCCTGACGGTCAAGTAA